A genomic stretch from Oreochromis niloticus isolate F11D_XX linkage group LG11, O_niloticus_UMD_NMBU, whole genome shotgun sequence includes:
- the LOC100709185 gene encoding retinol-binding protein 1 isoform X1, protein MTKPNYSGTYHMVEQENMDAYLTGLDVNVALRKIVCMLKPTKEIIHDPETGAMKINTLTTFKNFSMDFNIGKEFTEDLRIVDGRTCQTTVDWDGDKLVCVQRGEKEGRGWTHWLEGDKLHLEMRVQGVTAKQVFKKAE, encoded by the exons ATGACTAAACCTAATTACTCCGGCACCTATCATATGGTGGAGCAGGAGAATATGGACGCCTACCTGACAGGTTTAG ATGTTAATGTTGCTTTGAGGAAGATCGTGTGTATGTTGAAGCCCACTAAAGAGATCATCCATGACCCGGAGACAGGAGCCATGAAAATCAACACACTCACTACCTTCAAGAATTTCAGCATGGATTTTAATATTGGAAAAGAATTTACTGAGGACCTGAGGATAGTGGATGGCCGTACCTGtcag ACTACAGTAGATTGGGATGGAGACAAGCTGGTTTGTGTACAGCGAGGCGAGAAAGAGGGACGAGGCTGGACGCACTGGCTGGAGGGCGACAAGCTGCATTTG GAAATGAGAGTTCAAGGCGTCACAGCAAAGCAAGTCTTCAAGAAGGCTGAATGA
- the LOC100709185 gene encoding retinol-binding protein 1 isoform X2, with protein sequence MTKPNYSGTYHMVEQENMDAYLTDVNVALRKIVCMLKPTKEIIHDPETGAMKINTLTTFKNFSMDFNIGKEFTEDLRIVDGRTCQTTVDWDGDKLVCVQRGEKEGRGWTHWLEGDKLHLEMRVQGVTAKQVFKKAE encoded by the exons ATGACTAAACCTAATTACTCCGGCACCTATCATATGGTGGAGCAGGAGAATATGGACGCCTACCTGACAG ATGTTAATGTTGCTTTGAGGAAGATCGTGTGTATGTTGAAGCCCACTAAAGAGATCATCCATGACCCGGAGACAGGAGCCATGAAAATCAACACACTCACTACCTTCAAGAATTTCAGCATGGATTTTAATATTGGAAAAGAATTTACTGAGGACCTGAGGATAGTGGATGGCCGTACCTGtcag ACTACAGTAGATTGGGATGGAGACAAGCTGGTTTGTGTACAGCGAGGCGAGAAAGAGGGACGAGGCTGGACGCACTGGCTGGAGGGCGACAAGCTGCATTTG GAAATGAGAGTTCAAGGCGTCACAGCAAAGCAAGTCTTCAAGAAGGCTGAATGA